A window of Punica granatum isolate Tunisia-2019 chromosome 8, ASM765513v2, whole genome shotgun sequence genomic DNA:
ACAGGCCCAGCTGGTCTCTATGGGACATGTAGTACTGCTGTTTATGGCAGACCAAGCACCGGTGTCACATGCAGTCCGGTACAACTATATAGAAACAGCTGTTCTTGTATTCGGTTATGCTTTGCTTTATTCTCTTCCCATTAATTTGTCTGATAATTGTTTCATGACTGTAGCCACCGCTCGGTCGTTTCCATTAAGAATCTGGAAATGGTTTGTCGAAGCGGAAAGCTTATGTTGCATTTCAGAACTGCACGGGTCGCTGAGTATTCTGTTTTTCTGGGAAATTGTTATCAGATCACAAAGAGGAAAAACGAGCCAGCGAATTGGAAAAGGTTAAAGACTTCTTTTGGTGGTTCTGCATATGATCAGGTCCTTCATCAAGGAGGGACTTGACGCTATTCCGACTTGTACTGGGCGTGCCAATTTTAGGTCCCCGACCCCAATTGGAAAACCATTTTGCTGGGTTACGATCTGTTGCCACCCCCGTACGTTTTGAAAGAGCGGGAGCTTATGTACATCTGAACTCTTTGCACTGCTAGAGATTAATAGAATTTTGAGCCATTTAAGCTGACAGCTCCTCGTTCAATCTTATCGTTCAGGAAATAATAGGAAAAGAGGGAGATGTGGTATGACTAAATATTCTGTTCGTTACACAATTGTCATATGTAAGAATACACGATGTTATCTATATTACAAGATTGAAATCCTGCATTGCTTTAGCAAGCAATCATAGATTTCTCACATCAATGTGTAATATCCTCCACGACAGTGATTTGATATTGATCGCCTTGCGAAGATGGAAATGATACTCAGTTAACCTCAAGATTATTCCAACTGATGAGGCTATTAACATGAGGAACATAATATTCGTAATGAGCCATGGACCAGTGTCTAAATGGAGCGAACCGTTTGAAATCTACTGCGAGTCCTTCCCACTCCTTCGAACTCTTGAGGTACACACACATATCTCCTTTGTGTTTCACGATCAATTTGTCGTCCCCATCCAAAAGTACCATCGGCCTCATCATATGTGCTTCCATATATAAGGTGCAAAAATCATCTCGACAAGTAGTTTCGATGATGTGGTGCTTGGACCAAACCAAACTGTCAAAATCCTCGAGAACCCATACCTCGATTTTGCCTTCCTGGCAGTACGTCTGGTACAATTTCTTGCTTGAGGAAAATTCAAAGTCCCACACACTCAAGGGTCGCAGGATTGGACAGGTGTAGGTGACCTCTTCTGTCACAACATCAAAAGATAGAAGGCCTTGTTCCATCTGCTTCGCTTCTCTGTTGTATTGCCTCATCAGGCAGTACAATTTCCCTTTGACGGACACACTTGCCCCGAACTCCCTCAATCCGCTCAACGGAAAAGCCGGTATGCTTATCTCCTTCCATGAGGTCAGTTCCCCCTTGGGTTTTGCTGGCAACTCAAGAATAAAACATCTCGCAGCCGCTGCCAACTTAAGTATAAACCCGATAATCTTGTACTTTCTTTTAGAAGAATCGTATACTATCTTCCCGTAGAAATAGTTCATAGCCAATTCTCCAGGGGCAGGCAACAATTGGTATGATCGTGTGACTGGATTGCAAATTAGCAGAGGCGTCCTCTCAAAGAGATCACAATCGCCCGTGATCTCTAAAAGAAGCAGCCCGTCACAAGAGTCACGGACCCGAACATCCATCTTATACTTCCATATGTGATACTTACTCACGAGGGCGCGAAGACAATGTTCTAGCCCTAAACCATGACTATTAACTTTTGTAACCTGATCGTTAAAATCAAAGGATATGAAGGAGGCATGGTACCTTTCCCCAGATATGTACTTGGAGATCGGATTAATCCTGTGGTTGGGCAGTGTATTGCATATGAGCCCGCTTTGCGATCTTGACCTTTTAAGATGCAGTCTTGTGAAATACTGGCTAGTAATCACTCGGTGCATGTAATGGCACACATCTTTCAGTTGGACAAGACTCTCCACTGGGAGGAGGAGCAGGATCTTGATCAGAACATCGCGAGGAAGTGAAGTGATATTTGTTTCTCCCTTGCTGTCCTTCAGCGTCTCATTTGCTTGCGATTTACTTAATAAACCTTTCGGGTAAAGGCATAATGAAGAAAACAAGTTTCTCATGTTTTGGTAATTCTTTTTCGATGCTACAAACGTTTTGATAGGTATGGATGATTCCAGGTGTCTCcatagtatatatatgcacggCTCCTTCCGAATTCGGTTGTTATTTTGCATCTCTGTGAAACCATGTAAAATGATCAATAATTGCTCAACTAATTGAACGGACGAACAAAAAGAAGCCCAAATTCAGTTTATACTAATGGCAGTAGGTGAACACATTAACAAAGATTTGTTTTGCGGTTTGggcaattaatttttttttgacatGTTTGCGATACCATATAATTGTTAGGAACAATTTTTGTCTGTTTAGAGATCCAGCAAATGGAAACGAACCCAACAAATGGAACAGAAAAATATCGCGATACTTCTAAATTTTCTGTCCAACCAGAATTATCCGAGGATCAATCTAAACACACACAGGTCGAGGCAACCAAAGACGAGCAGATTGCAACTAGAACTTTGGATTTGAACCAGAAgcaatgtgtttggttttaggataTATCCTCTTTGGGGATATTATCATCCCTGTTCAGTTTTATCATCCTATGAGAATAAGGATGGTGAAGTCTAATTACTCGATGCCTGGTCCATAGCGGATTGCTAAAGTCGTTCAGAACCCAAAACCTCCATGGTGTTGTTGGGGATGACGGATTGGAGGGGGAAGGGGATGGAGGGCGGCCAAACATATGGCAGGACATTCCGTTTGAGGCGAGTCAATATTTGCACCATGACCCTGTTCTGTTATAAGACTCTGGAAAATAAGCTGCAACATTGAACTCCTTAGTTGCGATACCGAGAGAAAGCATGCCCGACACCGAGCTCTCTCTTCCGGGTTGTGCTGTGTGGTCGAACAATGCATTTTTCCATTTGCTCCAAGGCTTGCCTCTACGTTctttagaaaaagaaagatcCGATGTTGGAGCGGTCCTTATATTTCTTCCAATACGCCCGCATCTCATTCGTGTTTCAGAAGAAATTTGTCCTCGATAAGAAGTGAAGTGATGCCTGTTTCTTTCGTCCCGTGATCCATCGTTCCACTTGCTTCCATATCGACATCCAGCAAGTCATGTAATAAATCTTTTTGTGGATCGATGTAATTAAGTAAACAAATTTCTCATGCTTCGGTAACTTTCGATGATTGAAACGTTTTGATAGGTACGGACAATTCACGGTATGTACAGTATATAGCATGGCTCTTTTTTATCGGATTCAGTTGGCTTGCATCCATCAGGAACCATGTCAAATGATTAATAACTGCAACAAAATCAGTATATAACAAAATTTGGAACCGAATTAACTCGAAATTACGTGCTTGATTTTAGAATTCTTCCTTCTTTTGTGGAATTATATTAGTGTTTTAGATCGAcagaacttttcttttttaatcaattatcTGAAGAGGTTTGTACAAGCAATGAACCTCCTAAAATCGACTTTAATCTAATGAAAATTAAACATTTGTAAGAGAAGTAAACTTCCAAAGGAAATAGTAGAAATTCCAGTCGGTCTCTGCCAAGTCTAACATTAGGCTATTTACATGATGAATGTAATACTGATCGCGTTCCGCCCATTCATCAGCGCCAAGCGGAGCAAACTCTTTGAAATCCACTGCAATCTCTTTCCAATCACCCGATTGCTTGTCGATCACAAACATCTGTGTCTCGGAAGTCCACGGGACGCGCATTACCAACTTGTTGTCCCCATCCAAAATAGCTACGGGTTGCATGTGACTCAGAGAATGATTAAAATAAAGATCGAGAAGATCGATTACCCGATGCCTGGTCCATACAGGCGAACCAAAGTCATTTAGCACCCAAACCTCCATGGTGAAAGGGTATGGATCATGCGTCTGTAGAACATTTCATTTGATGCAAATGGATATTGGAACCACGACCAACTGTCTGTATAAAGCTCTGGAAAACAAGCTGCAACATTGAACTTCTCAGTTGCAATATCAAGAGAGAGTGCGCACGAATCCGAACGTGTCTCTTCTGGGTTGTACTGTACTGGGTTCAACCAATGCAATTTTCCATTGTCGTAGGTGCTCGCCTGAGTGTTTTGCACAAAAGGAAGATCCGACGTTGGAGGAAAGTGGAGCTCCTTCCACGTGGCCTGGTTCCCTTCTTGTGTATGCAAGCCAAAATCACAAATATGGAAATCTATCTTCCTCGCAGTAGCTCTCAACCCGATGATCTTGTATCTTCCGGCCGAACAGCTGGGCACCATCCTCCAGTGGCAGTCTTCCACAACACCTTCCACGTTATATCTCCAATAAGGCAGCAGCTTGTAAGATCTTGTTACCAGATTGCAGACGAGCAGCAGAATAGTATCCGTCTATGAAATAAAACCCGAAGATGGCAACGAGTAACACTCCATCGCAAGAATTGAGGAccttaatattcaatttggaGTATTTCCGCATGCGGTACCTATCAATGAGGTGGTGAACTAGAACGCTCCAACTGTAGACTATGGCTCCGAATGCTCTCATCGTTGCCATTAATCTCGAAGCTTAGGTACATTCGGTTCTTGGAGGCTGTTTTAGCTATAATTCAGTGCCTCTCAAGATGAAAAGTTTTGAACTCGTCACTAGTAATCAACTTTTACATACCGCCTTCAGTCTTAGGAGATCTTGAACTGGAAAACGAGCCAATATCTCGCACCAGATTTCATCCAGCAATGAAGGAAGCTCTGTCTGCTCCCCGTCGCCTCCGGTGGCATGTGTCTCCACAAGCGCATACAACATGTTCGAAAAATGAAGGTTTTCGTGTATAAGGAAGAAAACGAACTCATTGCTTCCAAGCATGAGATCAATAATCATCGAAACCACAGGTTTTTAACTCTTAGAAGCCAAGTTTAGTTCTGGCTGTTATGTCAAGGCCGCAATTCCTTGCGCTGTTGACCCTAACAAAATGCTCGACACTGACTGGCATGTTTGACCGTCAATATGGGGCCAattgaaagaaagagagaagttTAGGGAGCTAATTGAAGCCATCCGATTATCAGGTAAAGTATAAAATTCCACATATTACGAGATTGCCATCGCATGCTTCCCTTCTCCTCCAAAGGCTCTTCCTTTCGCTGCAGAGAGCTCTCGAGCCTCCATGGAGTCAACCAGTGAACTCCGCGCCGAGTGGAGCTTCGAGACGACTTGGGCTGTCTCCGGCGGCTCCCTCGGGAACTCTGTCACGGTCGAATCCTCCGTTTCTCCTGTCGACGAAGCCGCTCTCAGTTCAGCTCCCAAATCTCACCTCGTTCTGTCTCCTCCCCCGTCAGCCGATCCGGGCCCCTGCGAGATCACGAGTAAGCTCTTCTCCAATGGCTGATGAGGGCATATGTTTGGTAACTACTGATTTGGAGTTAGACGGCGAGAATTCTTAAGTTTCTTAGATTTGTTAGGCTGAGGTTCGATTCGGCTCTGTCATTTATCAGCTCATCACCAACTCCATCTCTGCTTCAACCGCATAAAGATCCCACTTTGTTTCTGTTATTGAAGAATTTCATgatatttccttttatatGATAAGATAGTTTTCTATTCTTGATGCGAGCAATTCATTCGTGACGAATATGTTGTTTCATGCTTTAATGATGTTCTGCTAAATGAGAAATGTGCTTTGTGGCTGCAGTCAATTTCTCGCAGAGATACGAGGTGAGGCAGGTTTATGTTCGGAGCACTTCTCGAATATACGAGATATATTACTCTCCGAAACCACAGGCTGACAATGAGTATCTTTGCACTGTTCGTTGTGGGGTGGCGGCTAAAGTTGAAGCTGCTGATGTGTGTTGTGGTGGGGAATCGGGTTCAACATGTATCAGGGACTCTAATGAGGGCCTGGACGAAGAAAGATACAAAGACGATAGCTCTAACTCCAATGATGATGAATGGATTAATATCAAAGGCCCCAGTTCACCTGCAGTTACTGATGGGAGCACCTCCTTGCATTTGAAGAACAACGTGATTATGGTAATTCAAACCCACTCTTTCTGCCAAACTATGTTTACTTCCCATCCTACTTAATGAATGGCCTGTACCCAGTGGTTGCTAGTGCCTTCTGTTAATGTTCTTTGCTTAGGAATGTGTTCCTCTTGTCTGAACCTGTGGTGTTTAAAGACAGGCAATTTGAAAATGTAATATAAATTAGGTATTTGCTACTAGTTTTTCAGCATGTTTGCAGTAGGAGGATGTTAAAGTATATTGAGGATGTTAAATgaggagaaggaaaaaaacCATGAAATGCAAAGGGCTTGGCAATAAGATAcggaggatgaatgtcatgaAACTTGTACTGGCGTAAGTAAAAATGGAATGGGGGATATCATTAAGTTATTACAAAGAATAATGGTATAGATGTCAACATTGCTGTCCTTCTTGCGGTCATATCAGTGCTCATTGATGTCAATATTTCAGGATTTTTATGAGGCAACAGCGGAGATCTCTGATGCAGAGCCCTGCATATCTCTCACACTTCGTCTGCTCTCAATTCAAAGTGGAAGTTGCGTGTATGTTGATGAAGTCTATGTTTTTGTTGACCCTATTGATCCTCATTTGGAAATTCAAGAGAATAAGGCAGAAAATTCAGCTGGAAGTTCTCTTTTGTCGATGCTGGTACCTTCCCTTCTGCAGCTCTCCAAATCAAAGGGTGCTAGTGTTCTCCCGGAAAAAGGTTCCTCTGATTCAAGTGCTCACGGAAAACAAACTACAACTGGGATAGAAGTGACAGAGcaacataaattttctaaagaATCTGAGTCAACTTCATTTTCAAAGGTAAATGAGCAGGAAGTGAAATTTGAAGTCCCCAATGACAAGGCTGTCCACCCTGTTGTCGAATCAGCTCATCAAACATCTCAAAATCCACATATTGAGAAAAAGCCAGATGCTTCTTATAGTCACATTGAAACTGTCTTGGAGCAGCTTGTTTCTCGCATTAGCAGAATTGAAGATCTCTTCATGAGGTTTGAGAAAAATATGCTTAAGCCGATCAGCAATATTGAAGCTAGGTTGCAGCATGTGGAGCAAAAACTCGAAGCACTTCATGAAAAAACCCTCAGTTCTGGAGAGCAGTCTTGCAAGAGATTTTCGGCTCCGGAATGTTCACTGACTGATTCAAATATCAACTCCTACGGTAATGAGAGTGAATATCATGATCATGGAGAGTTAGAACCCTATAAAAAGGACTGTTCAGATAATTTCTCTGTCCCACCTGAAGATAATAAGTCCGACTCTGAAAGTTCTGGTCAGTTGCTTCCATGTCTTACAATTACAGCTCCTGATTTTTCGCATGGGGATGATGAGGAAGAGAACCCTGTGGTGGAAAGTCGGGCAGTGGCTGAGTCTCCTAAAGACAAAAGACAAGCTGTGTCAATAGATGATGCCCTTGCATCTGCTTTTGCTGGATTCTTGTCATCTACTTCAATTCAACCCCAAAGATATTCCGAGTCACTCGTGGTGAGGGCTCCCGAGTTCTCAACTGAAGATGAGAACGGCGAAGAAAATGCTTCACCTAGAGTTCAGTATGATGCGGCGGCGACTGATTCTTCTGTTGGCTTGAATGCGACTGATGAAATGAAGTTATCCAAGATTTCCTTTCTAGAAGGTGTAAATTACGAGGATCCATTAGCGGAGATTGCCATAGAAAGTAATAATCTGGGGCAGCCCAGTAAGGAAGAAAATTCACATGAAGCAAGGGATATGACAGATGATGCTGCTAAACCCATCTCTGGAAGCATAAGTTCTCATCAGATAATCCCCAAAAATGAAGATGGAGAACCTAGCTGTGAAACAGGTTCTAGCCCGGTTCCTGATGAATCTGAGGCTTTGGAGGAGTTGCCTCTGACAGATATCAAGAGTAGTTCCCATCCTGTGGAGGAAGAATTAACAAATTCTGCTAATGCCAAATTTATTGCTTGTGAAGTTCCAAGGAAAGACTCGGAAGAAGATATACTGCATGATGTTCTTGCAATTTCTCAACCTGCTTCCGTGTTGGATTTTGGAACTCCTATTCTTGATGTGAAATTTATGTCTCAAGAAAACTGCACATCCAAGTCTGTCCTTGAAGCCCTACTCGGCGGTTCACTAGAACCTGATATTGCTGTTCCATCTGATGAGGGGATTCTTGAAGCCTTTGTTTCTGAGGACCAGAGCAGTCTAATTGAGCTGGATAAAGCAAATCGATCAGACCTGGCTGTGAACAGCAGCTTTCCAGTGGATATGGACTACTGTAGTTTGCAAGAGTTACTTGTTAATCCCGACTCAAAAAAGCTCCCGGATGATTGTACTCGCAGCTACGAGGAGGTCTCAGCTGGAAGTCTAATATAAGGCTTACTCAATTGTCAGGTTAGcattcatatgtatatatctcgTATATAACTCCTACAGACAGCATGCCTTCGGCATCAACTCTGCATTTGGTTAGTATCTAACATTTCTCTGACTTAGCAAAGACATGTTGATCTTTTTGCTTCTTGCTGGTTACGTCAAATTTCTAGATCTCAAGTTGAGTATTAGATGAAACTTTTTATTCCCAGAAATATAATTTGCTTACAATAAACAGTAATTGGTAGGACGAATCATATCTACAGCAACAAAGAATAAACAATTTTATCATCGTTATAGTTTCCTGTAGTATCGATCCCAAATTTTGTCAGGGGCAGCTAGGAGAGACCTGCCCCTTATTTTGGAACCTAACATTGAGACAGGAAGCCTTGGCTACTTCACCGGACTGGCTCCTAAGATCAATGTCCTGCAAGACTATTCCTTCACAGGGATGCGTCTTGCTGCAATCGAACTTCATGGCTACTTTAGAAGCGCTAGTCCCTTTAATGTCTCGATATGTCACGTTGCTTACTTGCACTGCCGATTTCTGCAGTTAGATCGGATGACGGATGGGTCAAACATCATACGTATCTGATGGAACATTGGTGGATTGTGATGGCTTTTACTTTGCAGAACATGTGATTATATTATCTTCATACCTGTTTGGGACACGGTCCCTCCTTGTCGCAATAATTTTGATCTATGATGATGGGGTTGGTCACGTTGTTCATTGCAATGTCTTCAAATATGATGTTCTTCGCATAACCTGATCCTCCCTGAAAGACCCAAAAAAGACCAAGATGAGTCTTTAGGTGGCCAGGGCTAGCCAACAGTAGCCAAATTTGACCTCGATAGGCCATAGTAAGCTTATTGGTGCGCTTTGCCGAGGCCCGACCCAATTCGTTACCTGCCAAGTCTTTATCCTCAGGCCATTTGTGGTTCCTGAAAGCTTCGCTCCGTGTACGAACACGTCCGAGACGTAGTCTTTCCCGTTGTCTTTTCCTAAGCTACCAATGCTGCTTTGGACATGTGATCGGTTGAGTACATTACATAAGGAAATCATAGAACTCCATGGAGTTCGAAAAAACAATGGTAGTAATTGAACTGAGAGAGATTATCACGCCATGAAGACCTGATTCCATGGCCTGGTCCACAAACTATGTTAGTCGCCTCAACATGGCTCGACCCGCTGACTATCGATATACAATCATCCCCTGAAATATTGTAACAAAACGGTAAGTGCATCCACCCAATGCATCGATGTTCCGCTCAGTTCTTCCTACTTACCTGTCCGAATAACAGAATCGGATATGAGGATATTTTGGCTTCCAGTGACGTGAATTCCGTCGGTGTTTGGGCTATTTCCCGGCGCAATTACTTGCAGATTTTTCACCTGTACGTTCTTGCATCTTTGGATTCTCACATGCATCTGTTGTGCATTCTTGAGGTTCAGGTTCGATACCATGAAGTTCTTGCAGTCGTTGAACGTCAGGGCCTGCATTTTGATTTCGGTTTTCAAGCGATGAGAGAGAGTCTCGAAACAGGAAGGAGAGCTTCGACTATTTGCCGGCATATTTCATGTTAGTTTAACTGATTGAAGTTCGACTTATATCAATGCTATATAATCTTTCAAAAATTGAACTCCCACTGATAAGAATCAAATGATTGAAGGCGAGTGACTTACCGTAGGTGCTCCCTTACACGGCTGCAAGagaaggacaaaaaaaaaaaaccgttcATTCACTGTCAGTATTATTCGAATAATAGTTACAGATTCCGGGCgatataaatgaaatttgaTCGGATCGTCACATGATCAGTTGGATATAAACACAAGTTCATTGGACATCATCTTACCTGTGTTTTGTCGATCTTGCAAGATTTTTTCCACCATTTCTGTCCATTGCCGTTGATGATGCCGCCACCATCTACAGTGAAGCTGTCTAAGTTCTGGAATACAAGCCATTCCCGGGGATCATCTTTGTAGTCTGACGCATCGACGGAAGCTCGGATTTGTCCCAGAATCTATCCCCAAATAAACCAAGAACATATAAAAACTTTGTCATGAGAAAGAATGCGTAACCGGCAGTGAAATCCCTCTCGATTAATTCTACAAACGTATGTTCTCGAATAcgtaaaaatttaatattgcATGCATTGATATAATTAAGTTAAGGACTGACCCTGATTGTAAGATTAGGCGTGCAAGGTCCAGAGAAGGTGATGGGCTTAACACGATAGATTTGACCACTGGGGACTTCGAAAACTCCTCCTTCTAATTTGCATGCCAACTCCCAAGCTTCATTGAATGCCTGAAAATTTTGCATTGATTAATCGATTAATTGATTgactaataaattaattataattaacattAGAAAAACTAAAACGTATGTATTAACTTCAAAATgactctcgcttgccgatgcTAACTATTCTATATATAACTTATGGCATGATCCAGGTTGAAGGGAAGCCGAAAACATCAGTCGGAAcggaaatatatatgtgaagaaCGAATGAAACATCATACAAAGTATATATGAAGTCTGTAAGGCGGAGTTGTGAGCACCTCATTCATGTCAACTTCTCCGTCTCTTCCATTCAGGTAATCATTGACATTTACAACATTTCTTGACGTAGAAGCATGTATGAGCAGTGCGTGACTCGGTAGTAATGAGCTTCTTACACTCGAATCATAACGATTATCCTGGTCTTCATGAgtcttcatcatcatcctaGATGAGGGTACCCCGTTGGTTTTCAAATGGTGACTATCCTTATACTTACGGAGGCTGGTACCAAGGACAGGATGATCTAGTGCGTCTCGGTCCTCTGCATGGATGCGGAAACAGGACGATGACAAAGGATAACTCGCTATGACTAAAACCGAAAGCAATAGAGTCTTAAGCCACATTTTTGGAAACTTAATTGGAGAAGAGATCGGTTTAGAAGAAGCTTGAAACTAGAAGGACTTTGGAACAGAAAGTGTTGAGACAATTGAGTTAAAGAATGTAACTCAtcgtatatatttatagttaATGATGATCGAAGAGAATTTAATTAAAGAAGGGGAAGAGATTTTGATTACTAATTGCTTGTAACCTTTGAAGAACAATATTGTCTAAACATATGACCCACACCCATCATCAGAAGGTATGGGACTAGGAATTTTAAAGAAAGTGATATGAGACGGAACTAAGAAGAACCACTAATTGATTTCGATAAACACGAAAGACTAGCATTCGGATGATTTTGGGATCCGACGTTCATTTATAACTAATTGAAATTAATGTCCTATCCTTAATCGATATGATGTAATTATGACATtctgatattttctttttatgttcGAGGGGGGACTCATTGGTTTGGTACATATATAAGTTCCATCGATACCAATCGAATTCAAAATCTTTTTGCCAAGTCGATTGAGAGAGGGTTTTCGCTGCATTGCAGAGAACACGAACCATTGAGGCTCGTGATATATGGCATTCATCAATCTCCCTATTGAGAGGCAATCGTACTGCAGATCATGATGGAACTTATTAAATCAGTCCAATGATATGTCACACCGTCTGATTTTATACGACCACATGTATCGTTTCATTGATCGTCCCATGATTCACTTAATGTAATCAAGACCA
This region includes:
- the LOC116188434 gene encoding uncharacterized protein LOC116188434, which produces MESTSELRAEWSFETTWAVSGGSLGNSVTVESSVSPVDEAALSSAPKSHLVLSPPPSADPGPCEITINFSQRYEVRQVYVRSTSRIYEIYYSPKPQADNEYLCTVRCGVAAKVEAADVCCGGESGSTCIRDSNEGLDEERYKDDSSNSNDDEWINIKGPSSPAVTDGSTSLHLKNNVIMDFYEATAEISDAEPCISLTLRLLSIQSGSCVYVDEVYVFVDPIDPHLEIQENKAENSAGSSLLSMLVPSLLQLSKSKGASVLPEKGSSDSSAHGKQTTTGIEVTEQHKFSKESESTSFSKVNEQEVKFEVPNDKAVHPVVESAHQTSQNPHIEKKPDASYSHIETVLEQLVSRISRIEDLFMRFEKNMLKPISNIEARLQHVEQKLEALHEKTLSSGEQSCKRFSAPECSLTDSNINSYGNESEYHDHGELEPYKKDCSDNFSVPPEDNKSDSESSGQLLPCLTITAPDFSHGDDEEENPVVESRAVAESPKDKRQAVSIDDALASAFAGFLSSTSIQPQRYSESLVVRAPEFSTEDENGEENASPRVQYDAAATDSSVGLNATDEMKLSKISFLEGVNYEDPLAEIAIESNNLGQPSKEENSHEARDMTDDAAKPISGSISSHQIIPKNEDGEPSCETGSSPVPDESEALEELPLTDIKSSSHPVEEELTNSANAKFIACEVPRKDSEEDILHDVLAISQPASVLDFGTPILDVKFMSQENCTSKSVLEALLGGSLEPDIAVPSDEGILEAFVSEDQSSLIELDKANRSDLAVNSSFPVDMDYCSLQELLVNPDSKKLPDDCTRSYEEVSAGSLI
- the LOC116188435 gene encoding polygalacturonase QRT2-like, which produces MWLKTLLLSVLVIASYPLSSSCFRIHAEDRDALDHPVLGTSLRKYKDSHHLKTNGVPSSRMMMKTHEDQDNRYDSSVRSSLLPSHALLIHASTSRNVVNVNDYLNGRDGEVDMNEAFNEAWELACKLEGGVFEVPSGQIYRVKPITFSGPCTPNLTIRILGQIRASVDASDYKDDPREWLVFQNLDSFTVDGGGIINGNGQKWWKKSCKIDKTQPCKGAPTALTFNDCKNFMVSNLNLKNAQQMHVRIQRCKNVQVKNLQVIAPGNSPNTDGIHVTGSQNILISDSVIRTGDDCISIVSGSSHVEATNIVCGPGHGISIGSLGKDNGKDYVSDVFVHGAKLSGTTNGLRIKTWQGGSGYAKNIIFEDIAMNNVTNPIIIDQNYCDKEGPCPKQKSAVQVSNVTYRDIKGTSASKVAMKFDCSKTHPCEGIVLQDIDLRSQSGEVAKASCLNVRFQNKGQVSPSCP